From the Cohaesibacter sp. ES.047 genome, one window contains:
- a CDS encoding DUF2865 domain-containing protein: MTFRAPFAGLILAALVSPIAAEAQTSWSDNARYCAQLEGELAKLQRAGNSRSNVNFQKYDAAIHKQQAEIDNANQRAKRDACFGSRGFLFRRSPKASCPALIKRIDKMKRNLASLEKKRSRYAPAPQNAAPLKASILRQLAESDCGQQYERFASVRPVRKRRGLFGAIFQPRSAVVREYNGLYDIPQVGTYRTVCVRKCDGFFFPVSFSTTESSFARDEGKCAASCPGSEAELFVYKNPGENPEDMVSLSGQPYQTLDTAFLYKKEFVNNCSCQLPESQLQSITDLDKPRNSPGALDQQALLDQLQFDGRKAPASTSTAPGIPLPLPKQASMIDPDTKAMARLGIDFAPYQPPQVSSAKGLVKTADGRSIRIVGPKFFGNQE, translated from the coding sequence ATGACGTTTCGTGCCCCCTTCGCTGGACTAATCCTTGCAGCACTTGTGTCGCCAATCGCGGCAGAGGCACAGACCTCATGGTCCGACAATGCCCGTTATTGCGCCCAGCTGGAGGGCGAATTGGCCAAGCTCCAGCGCGCCGGCAACTCGCGCTCCAATGTCAATTTCCAGAAGTATGACGCCGCAATTCACAAGCAACAGGCCGAAATCGACAATGCCAACCAGCGCGCCAAACGCGACGCTTGTTTTGGTAGCCGTGGTTTCCTGTTTCGCCGCTCTCCCAAGGCGAGCTGCCCGGCCCTGATCAAGCGCATCGACAAAATGAAACGCAATCTGGCGAGCCTTGAAAAGAAACGATCACGCTATGCGCCCGCTCCGCAAAATGCCGCCCCGCTGAAGGCATCCATACTGCGCCAGCTCGCCGAATCCGACTGCGGTCAGCAATATGAGCGCTTCGCGTCCGTTCGACCGGTCCGCAAGAGAAGAGGCCTGTTCGGCGCCATTTTCCAACCACGCTCTGCCGTCGTGCGCGAGTATAATGGCCTTTACGACATCCCCCAGGTCGGCACCTATCGAACCGTATGCGTGCGAAAGTGCGACGGCTTTTTCTTCCCGGTGAGTTTTTCAACCACCGAAAGCAGCTTTGCAAGAGATGAAGGAAAGTGCGCGGCCAGTTGTCCGGGCTCCGAAGCCGAGTTGTTCGTCTACAAGAACCCCGGGGAGAACCCGGAAGACATGGTTTCCCTCAGCGGCCAGCCCTATCAAACCCTCGATACGGCCTTTCTGTACAAGAAAGAGTTTGTCAATAACTGCTCTTGTCAGTTGCCCGAAAGCCAGCTGCAGTCCATTACCGATCTCGACAAGCCTAGAAATTCGCCAGGAGCCCTAGATCAACAGGCCCTTCTTGATCAGTTGCAATTTGACGGCCGCAAAGCACCTGCAAGCACCTCCACGGCACCCGGAATTCCGCTACCGCTTCCCAAGCAGGCGTCAATGATCGACCCGGACACCAAAGCGATGGCACGCCTTGGCATCGACTTCGCCCCCTACCAGCCGCCTCAGGTCAGCTCAGCAAAGGGGCTTGTCAAGACCGCAGATGGTCGCTCGATCAGGATAGTCGGTCCGAAGTTCTTTGGTAACCAAGAATAG